In Rhodothermales bacterium, the genomic window CCAGAAGGTGATGGAGCTCGCGCTCGAGAACGGCGCGCCCATCATCGGGCTCAACGACAGCGGCGGCGCGCGCATCCAAGAAGGCGTCGACTCGCTCGGCGGCTACGCTGACATCTTCCTCCTCAACACGCTCGCGAGCGGCGTCGTCCCGCAGATCTCCGCGATTATGGGCCCCTGCGCGGGCGGCGCAGTCTACTCGCCCGCCATCACCGACTTCGTGTTCATGGTCGAGGGGACGAGCTACATGTTCGTCACCGGCCCGAACGTCGTCAAAACAGTGACGAACGAGGAGGTCACGCAGGAAGAGCTCGGCGGCGCGGCGGCGCACGCTGAGAAGAGCGGCGTCTGCCACGTCGTCGCCCGCAACGACGCCGACTGCCTGCTCCGCATCCGCGACCTCCTCGCCTACCTCCCGCAGAACTGTGAGGACGGCGCGCCCGACCGCCCCACCGACGATCCGGCGGACCGCGAGGACGAAGCGCTCGACACACTTGTCCCGGAGAACCCGAACAAGCCCTACGACATGCACGACGTGATCACGCGCATCGTCGACGAGGGCCGTTTCTACGAGATCCACAAAGACTACGCGCAGAACCTCATCGTTGGCTTCGCCCACCTCGGGGGCCGCTCGGTCGGGATCGTGGCGAACCAGCCGGCCGTGCTCGCGGGCGTGCTCGACCTCAACACGTCGATCAAAGGCGCGCGGTTCGTGCGGTTCTGCGACGCGTTCGGGATCCCGCTCGTCGTGTTCGAGGACGTGCCCGGCTTCCTTCCGGGGACCGACCAGGAGTGGCGCGGGGTGATCCGCCACGGGGCTAAGTTGCTCTACGCGTTCTGCGAAGCCACCGTCCCCAAAGTCACCGTCATCACGCGGAAGGCCTACGGCGGGGCCTACGACGTGATGAACTCGAAGCACATCCGGGGCGACCTCAACGTCGCGTGGCCGACGGCCGAGATCGCCGTGATGGGGCCGAAAGGGGCCGTCGAGATCATTTACCGCAACCAGATCGCCGAGGCCGACGACCCGGCCGAGGCCGAGGCCCGCTTCACGGAGGAGTACCGCGAGAAGTTCGCCAACCCCTATGTCGCCGCCGGGCGCGGCTTCATCGATGACGTAATCGAGCCTAGAATGACACGAAAAACGTTGATTCGGGCGCTTAATATGCTCCGTAACAAAGTCGATACCAACCCGCGCAAGAAGCACGGAAACATTCCGTTGTAACGTGCCCGGGAGGTGGATGGGGAATACCCTGAGCCCTCTGTAACGGCGGCTCAGAGAAAAACTATAACTTTCTACGTGGGTGGACTTGAGCCGCCTCGCTTCAAGTTATAGTTTAAGGGGGTCGCTCCCGCACCCCCTTTTCCCACAGCCTTATGCCGCGCTCGATCCTCCTCCTCGCCCTGGTCTGCCTCCTGCCTCAGCTCGCGCTCGCGCAGAGTCCGGCAGACGACGCGAAGCTCTCGGCCCGCCCCGCCGAACTCCTCCCGCCGACCCCGGCCGGGCAATGGATCGAGGACAACCTCACCGAGAACGGCGCCCTCGTCGACGGCGACTCCCTCTCGGCACCGGATCTGGCCCGCCGCGTGGCCCGGCTCTACGCCAACCAGTCCGAGATGCTCGTCGCTGAGGTGGAGGGCGACATCGACCGCTACGAGGACCTCCTCGACGCGACGATGCGGGACCTCCGCCAGCTCGCCCAGCGGCCCGGCGTGCTCGAGCAGCCGCGCTTTCGCGAGCTCTACCGCTCCGTGATGACGGAGCACGAGCAGTACTACGGCCCCGACACCGACCTCGCGCTCGAGCGCGGCGACATCTTCGCGATCCGCGCCGCCATGTTCGCCGCACTCGACAGCGTCGACGAGCCGCTCCTCGAAGACGTCGAGCTCCCGACCTCGGTGATGGCGACGTTCCCGATGGAGATCAACCGCGCCGTCGAGAGCCACATCCAGTTCCTCCTCCGCAAGACGGGCCACCTCCGCGCCGTCCGCAGCCGGGCCGAGACGTACTTCCCGATGATCGAGCAGATCCTCGCCGAAGAGGGCGTGCCGGACGAGCTGAAGTACCTCGCCGTGATCGAGAGCGCGCTCAACCCCCGCGCCCACAGCTGGGCCGGCGCCTCGGGCATGTGGCAGTTCATCCCGGCGACGGGCCGCCACTCCGGCCTCACCGTCACGCGGGAGTACGACGAGCGGCTGAACCCGGAGAAGGCCACGCGCGCCGCCGCCCGCCACCTCAAAGAGCTCTACGCCATGTTCGGCGACTGGCAGCTCGCCATCTCGGGCTACAACTGCAACCCGGCCAAGATCCGCCGCGAGCTGGCCCGCGCCGAAGCCCGCCTCGGCCGGAAGGCGACGTTCTGGGACATCTACAACAACATCCCGCGCGAGACGCGCGGCTACGTCCCGGCCTTCATCGCGACGGCCCTGATCATGTCGAACCCGGACGCGTTCCACCTCCCGGACGTCGAGGCCGGCCCGCGCTACGAGTTCGACCTCGTCCCCGTCCGCGGCGGCACGACGCTCGCGACCGTCGCCGAGCACGCCGGGACCGACCTCCGCACGCTGCAGGCGCTGAACCCGGCGTACCGCCGCTCCCTCGTCCCGCAGTCCGCCGGCACGCAGATGGTCCGCATCCCCGCCGGCCACTACACCCGCCACGCGAGCCGCGTCGACCGCCTCGCGGGCCGCTCGAACACCACGGCGCCGCGCACCGTCGCCTACCACGGCAGCAACCGCCGCATCATCGCCTTCGCCTCGGCGCAGGACAACGCCCGGCTCAGCGCGTCCGGCCCGTCGGCCCCGATGATCCCCGTCAGCGAGGTGGCCGCGAACGTGCGCGGCGACCGCTCCGCCACGCCGAGCCGCTCTACGGCCTCCACGCGGTCGGCGGCCCCGACGACGCAGCGCATCCGCTACCGCGTCCGGCGCGGCGACACGCTCACCAAAATCGCCCGCCGCTACGACGTCACGCTGAGCCAACTCCGCGACTGGAACAGCATCCGGGGGTCGAAAATCCGCATCGGCCAGCAGCTGACGATCCACCAGCCCCGCAGCACGCGCGGCTAAGCACGACGGTCAGGGGAGAGGTAAACACGGCGCGGGCGCTCTCGACGGAGCGCCCGCGCTTTCTCGTGCTAAGTCGACGGACTCAGCGGACGAGGAGCACTTTCGTCGCCTGCCGCTGCCCGTCCGCGTCGAGCACGACGAAGTAGACGCCCGTCGCGAGGCGCGAGCCGTCGAGCGTCGCCCGGTGCGGACCGGCGGCCACGTCACCGTCGACGAGCGTCGCTACCCGCCGTCCGAGCACGTCGAAGACGGAGAGCCGGACCGAGCCCGCGCGCTCGACCTCGAACGGCACCGTCGCCGTCGCGGCGAACGGGTTGGGGAACGCGGACCCGAGCCGGAACGCCTGCGGGGCCGCCGGCGCGTCGCCCTCGGCGTCGACGAAGAGCCGGTCGTTCGAGACGAAACGGATCGTGGTGCCGGGGGGCGGCGTGGTGCCGTCGCCGGCGAGGTCGGCGAGGACGATCCCTTCGAGCCCGCCAACCGGGGCGACGATGCGGTTGCTGTTGCCCCGGTAGCAGAAGTCGGCGTAGAAGTTCTGGCTGCGGCAGTCGCTCCCGTCAGC contains:
- a CDS encoding acyl-CoA carboxylase subunit beta, with the protein product MSHDLIEDLHQRRAEAQLGGGEARIAKQHEKGKLTARERLDLLLDPGSFQELGAFVRHRRTDFGLENNRPYGDGVVTGWGTVNGRLVYVFSQDFTVFGGSLAEAHAEKIQKVMELALENGAPIIGLNDSGGARIQEGVDSLGGYADIFLLNTLASGVVPQISAIMGPCAGGAVYSPAITDFVFMVEGTSYMFVTGPNVVKTVTNEEVTQEELGGAAAHAEKSGVCHVVARNDADCLLRIRDLLAYLPQNCEDGAPDRPTDDPADREDEALDTLVPENPNKPYDMHDVITRIVDEGRFYEIHKDYAQNLIVGFAHLGGRSVGIVANQPAVLAGVLDLNTSIKGARFVRFCDAFGIPLVVFEDVPGFLPGTDQEWRGVIRHGAKLLYAFCEATVPKVTVITRKAYGGAYDVMNSKHIRGDLNVAWPTAEIAVMGPKGAVEIIYRNQIAEADDPAEAEARFTEEYREKFANPYVAAGRGFIDDVIEPRMTRKTLIRALNMLRNKVDTNPRKKHGNIPL
- a CDS encoding transglycosylase SLT domain-containing protein, with amino-acid sequence MPRSILLLALVCLLPQLALAQSPADDAKLSARPAELLPPTPAGQWIEDNLTENGALVDGDSLSAPDLARRVARLYANQSEMLVAEVEGDIDRYEDLLDATMRDLRQLAQRPGVLEQPRFRELYRSVMTEHEQYYGPDTDLALERGDIFAIRAAMFAALDSVDEPLLEDVELPTSVMATFPMEINRAVESHIQFLLRKTGHLRAVRSRAETYFPMIEQILAEEGVPDELKYLAVIESALNPRAHSWAGASGMWQFIPATGRHSGLTVTREYDERLNPEKATRAAARHLKELYAMFGDWQLAISGYNCNPAKIRRELARAEARLGRKATFWDIYNNIPRETRGYVPAFIATALIMSNPDAFHLPDVEAGPRYEFDLVPVRGGTTLATVAEHAGTDLRTLQALNPAYRRSLVPQSAGTQMVRIPAGHYTRHASRVDRLAGRSNTTAPRTVAYHGSNRRIIAFASAQDNARLSASGPSAPMIPVSEVAANVRGDRSATPSRSTASTRSAAPTTQRIRYRVRRGDTLTKIARRYDVTLSQLRDWNSIRGSKIRIGQQLTIHQPRSTRG